From the genome of Candidatus Methylopumilus rimovensis, one region includes:
- a CDS encoding sulfite exporter TauE/SafE family protein, with amino-acid sequence MHFELIDFTISFCLLLGAILYTSVGHAGASIYIAIMTLFNIPSSVIKPTALVLNIFIASFTSWRFIRKGFFDLKVLLPIALGAIPFAFLGGYINPPSHIYKSIVGFILLISAISLVTDLSKKIDKNLKKPPFFLAVLIGSCIGFLAGLTGTGGGIFLSPLILFLGWSSTKTTSGITALFILINSSFGLLGNYSSIQSLPNQLPLFIGATLIGALIGTTLGIKFYTANTIKKTLALVLVIAGLKLLLT; translated from the coding sequence ATGCATTTTGAATTGATTGATTTTACTATCAGCTTCTGTTTATTATTGGGTGCAATCTTGTATACATCAGTGGGGCATGCAGGCGCTTCAATTTATATTGCTATCATGACGCTATTTAATATCCCTAGTTCTGTGATTAAACCGACAGCATTAGTTTTAAATATCTTTATTGCTTCATTTACGAGCTGGCGTTTTATACGAAAAGGTTTTTTTGATTTAAAAGTTTTATTGCCGATTGCACTAGGTGCCATCCCATTCGCATTTTTAGGGGGTTATATCAATCCTCCGAGCCATATCTATAAATCTATTGTGGGTTTTATTCTTTTAATATCTGCTATTTCTCTTGTGACCGATCTTTCTAAAAAGATCGATAAAAATCTTAAAAAACCTCCATTTTTCTTAGCCGTTTTGATTGGTTCATGTATAGGCTTTTTGGCAGGATTAACTGGAACAGGTGGAGGTATATTTTTATCACCACTGATATTATTTTTAGGTTGGAGCTCAACCAAAACAACTTCAGGCATCACCGCACTATTTATTCTTATTAATTCTAGTTTTGGATTGCTTGGAAACTACTCTTCTATTCAGAGTCTACCTAATCAACTACCTTTATTCATAGGGGCTACTTTGATAGGCGCACTTATTGGCACAACGCTTGGGATAAAGTTTTATACAGCTAACACCATTAAAAAAACATTAGCTTTGGTTTTGGTGATTGCAGGATTAAAGTTGTTACTCACTTAA
- a CDS encoding helix-turn-helix transcriptional regulator, whose amino-acid sequence MVHATPHKAIELAQEYIRLHLSEKITMSDLRNASGYSERSLQLLFKKHFDKTPFEYIEEERLVLAFDLIKRHKSTKKTTEIALNVGCKHLGRFSVKFKARFGIHPSVLAKAA is encoded by the coding sequence ATGGTTCACGCAACTCCTCATAAAGCAATTGAATTAGCTCAAGAATATATTCGATTGCATCTTTCAGAAAAAATAACTATGAGTGATTTAAGAAATGCCTCCGGCTACTCAGAGCGATCTTTGCAGCTTTTATTTAAAAAGCATTTTGATAAAACGCCTTTTGAATATATTGAAGAAGAAAGACTCGTTCTGGCTTTCGATTTAATTAAACGTCACAAAAGTACTAAAAAAACGACTGAAATTGCTTTGAATGTTGGATGTAAACACCTCGGAAGATTTTCTGTGAAATTCAAAGCAAGATTTGGAATTCACCCCTCTGTTCTCGCTAAGGCCGCATAA
- a CDS encoding YgiQ family radical SAM protein, producing MQTTAQSSVKAINKYRPYWAKRFGAAPMLPMTRKEMDALGWDSCDIILVTGDAYIDHPSFGMALVGRLLEDQGFRVGIISQPDWSSAEPFRALGKPNLYFGITAGNMDSMVNRYTADRKIRSDDAYTPGAIAGKRPDRAVLVYSQRCREAFSDVPLVIGSIEASLRRIAHYDYWSDKVRRSILVDSKADILLYGNAERALIELTHRIADGEKVEDIQDIRGTAFLRKKIPEGWEEIASTHLDRPGKIEVHVDPYEMKMGAGSDCETKEKLPEDVKVIQVVRKTKTDRSKQVVRLPNFEEVVDNPVLYAHASRVLHLEANPGNARALIQRHGDREVWLNPPPIPLTTKEMDYVYGMPYARKPHPSYGNAKISAWEMIRFSVNIMRGCFGGCTFCSITEHEGRIIQSRSEESILKEVEEIRDKVEGFTGVISDLGGPTANMYRMACKSETIEASCRKLSCVYPGICENLNTDHSALIELYRKARNTKGIKKVLIGSGLRYDLAVTSPEYVKELVQHHVGGYLKIAPEHSEENVLSKMMKPGMGSYNKFKEMFDRFSKEVGKEQYLIPYFIAAHPGATDEDMMNLALWLKEHDFKLDQVQTFTPTPMAMATAMYHSGKNPLRKVTNDSEEVPIPRAGGIRRLHKAFIRYHDPKNWPMLREALQRMGRSDLIGDSKKHLIPARQPLSENHSKRMHQFARNKPSTTKPFKRAR from the coding sequence ATGCAAACGACTGCTCAATCTTCAGTAAAAGCTATAAACAAATACCGTCCTTATTGGGCGAAACGTTTTGGCGCAGCCCCAATGCTTCCTATGACGCGTAAGGAAATGGATGCATTAGGCTGGGACAGTTGCGACATTATTTTAGTGACAGGTGATGCTTATATTGATCACCCAAGTTTTGGTATGGCCTTAGTAGGACGATTACTTGAAGATCAAGGATTCCGAGTGGGCATCATATCCCAACCTGATTGGTCGAGTGCTGAACCTTTTAGAGCGCTAGGTAAACCCAATCTTTATTTCGGTATCACCGCTGGCAATATGGATAGTATGGTCAACCGATACACGGCTGACCGAAAAATTCGATCTGATGATGCTTATACGCCCGGCGCTATTGCAGGCAAACGACCTGACCGAGCAGTGCTTGTGTATTCTCAACGTTGTCGCGAAGCATTTTCAGATGTGCCATTAGTGATTGGAAGTATTGAAGCAAGTCTTCGTCGAATTGCACATTACGACTATTGGTCTGACAAAGTACGTCGTTCAATACTGGTGGATTCTAAAGCTGATATTTTATTATATGGCAATGCTGAACGCGCACTGATTGAACTCACACACCGTATTGCTGATGGTGAAAAAGTAGAAGATATTCAAGATATAAGAGGTACAGCATTCTTACGTAAAAAAATTCCTGAAGGCTGGGAAGAGATTGCGTCCACACACCTTGATCGCCCAGGAAAAATTGAAGTCCATGTTGACCCTTATGAAATGAAAATGGGGGCTGGAAGTGATTGCGAAACCAAAGAAAAATTGCCTGAAGATGTGAAAGTCATTCAGGTTGTTCGAAAAACAAAAACAGATCGAAGTAAACAAGTAGTTCGTTTACCAAACTTTGAAGAAGTGGTTGATAATCCGGTGCTCTATGCGCATGCATCACGCGTCCTTCATTTAGAAGCGAATCCAGGAAATGCGCGAGCGCTCATTCAAAGACACGGGGATCGTGAAGTTTGGTTAAACCCACCCCCTATTCCTCTCACAACAAAAGAGATGGACTATGTATATGGCATGCCTTATGCAAGAAAACCTCACCCTTCTTATGGCAACGCTAAAATTTCAGCATGGGAAATGATTCGTTTCTCAGTGAATATTATGCGCGGGTGTTTTGGTGGATGTACTTTCTGTTCCATTACAGAACATGAGGGTCGCATTATTCAAAGTAGATCTGAAGAGAGTATCTTAAAAGAAGTTGAAGAGATTAGAGATAAAGTTGAAGGCTTTACAGGGGTCATTTCAGATTTAGGTGGTCCTACAGCAAATATGTACCGCATGGCTTGTAAATCTGAAACCATTGAAGCTTCTTGTAGAAAGCTTTCTTGTGTTTATCCTGGTATTTGTGAGAATTTAAATACTGACCACTCAGCCCTTATAGAGCTTTATCGAAAAGCCAGAAACACCAAAGGTATCAAAAAAGTACTGATTGGATCAGGACTGCGTTATGACCTTGCAGTCACTTCTCCTGAATATGTCAAAGAGCTTGTGCAACATCATGTCGGGGGTTATCTGAAAATTGCACCTGAGCACTCTGAGGAAAATGTCTTATCTAAAATGATGAAACCGGGCATGGGTTCATATAATAAATTTAAAGAGATGTTTGATCGCTTCTCCAAAGAAGTCGGCAAAGAACAATATTTAATTCCTTATTTTATCGCAGCGCATCCAGGTGCTACCGATGAGGATATGATGAATTTGGCACTATGGCTCAAAGAACATGACTTTAAATTAGATCAGGTGCAAACTTTTACACCGACACCGATGGCTATGGCTACAGCCATGTATCACTCAGGTAAAAATCCTTTGCGTAAAGTAACAAATGATAGTGAAGAAGTTCCCATTCCTCGAGCAGGTGGCATAAGACGACTTCATAAAGCATTTATTCGCTATCATGACCCAAAAAATTGGCCTATGTTACGAGAGGCATTACAACGTATGGGCCGCTCTGATTTAATTGGAGACAGTAAAAAACATCTGATTCCAGCAAGGCAGCCTTTATCAGAAAATCACTCTAAAAGAATGCATCAATTTGCGAGAAACAAACCCTCCACTACAAAGCCTTTTAAACGCGCTCGCTAA
- a CDS encoding toxin-antitoxin system YwqK family antitoxin, which yields MKIIRCIAIISILCLCNLSFSKDLDGKLLSGTHIEKYQNGNTKYEVHYVNGKKEGLETFWYNSGLKYIQTNYKNDKEDGVWNQWYESGQLKLEAHYKDGKEHGLFTQWYDNGAKRSEATFKDGKKEGYETYWEKNGDVKSKTLYEDGKPTK from the coding sequence ATGAAAATTATTCGATGTATAGCGATCATTTCTATTCTCTGTCTTTGCAATCTCTCATTCTCCAAAGACTTAGATGGCAAATTACTCTCAGGAACACATATTGAAAAATACCAAAATGGAAATACCAAATATGAGGTCCATTATGTCAACGGCAAAAAAGAAGGTTTAGAGACTTTTTGGTACAACAGTGGACTGAAATATATACAAACTAATTATAAAAACGATAAAGAAGATGGTGTGTGGAATCAATGGTATGAAAGTGGCCAACTTAAATTAGAAGCGCATTACAAAGATGGTAAAGAGCATGGTTTATTTACACAATGGTATGACAATGGCGCCAAAAGATCTGAAGCAACTTTTAAAGATGGCAAAAAAGAAGGGTATGAGACTTACTGGGAAAAGAATGGCGATGTCAAATCTAAAACCTTATATGAGGATGGAAAGCCCACAAAATAA